A genomic region of Haliaeetus albicilla chromosome 8, bHalAlb1.1, whole genome shotgun sequence contains the following coding sequences:
- the BORCS8 gene encoding BLOC-1-related complex subunit 8 isoform X2 has protein sequence MYVLANEPSVALYRLQEHVRRSLPELAQHKSDMQSWEEQSQGAIYTVEYACSAIKNMTDSSVYFKSIDSLLKHAIAMKDQLNAAQGRSTVAPQAKNPPASS, from the exons ATGTACGTCCTGGCCAACGAGCCCTCCGTGGCACTGTACCGGCTGCAGGAGCACGTGCGGAGATCCCTTCCAGAGCTTGCACAGCACAAG tcCGACatgcagagctgggaggagcAAAGCCAAGGAGCCATCTACACAGTGGAGTATGCCTGCAG tgCCATAAAGAACATGACTGACAGCAGCGTGTACTTCAAGAGCATTGACAGCCTGCTCAAACACGCCATAGCCATGAAGGATCAGCTGAATGCTGCTCAGGGCCGCAG cACTGTTGCCCCACAAGCCAAGAATCCTCCAGCCAGTTCCTGA
- the BORCS8 gene encoding BLOC-1-related complex subunit 8 isoform X1, with product MEEPEMQLKVKKVTDKFTESMYVLANEPSVALYRLQEHVRRSLPELAQHKSDMQSWEEQSQGAIYTVEYACSAIKNMTDSSVYFKSIDSLLKHAIAMKDQLNAAQGRSTVAPQAKNPPASS from the exons ATGGAGGAGCCCGAGATGCAGCTGAAGGTGAAGAAAG TTACGGACAAATTCACAGAGAGCATGTACGTCCTGGCCAACGAGCCCTCCGTGGCACTGTACCGGCTGCAGGAGCACGTGCGGAGATCCCTTCCAGAGCTTGCACAGCACAAG tcCGACatgcagagctgggaggagcAAAGCCAAGGAGCCATCTACACAGTGGAGTATGCCTGCAG tgCCATAAAGAACATGACTGACAGCAGCGTGTACTTCAAGAGCATTGACAGCCTGCTCAAACACGCCATAGCCATGAAGGATCAGCTGAATGCTGCTCAGGGCCGCAG cACTGTTGCCCCACAAGCCAAGAATCCTCCAGCCAGTTCCTGA